From the Mangifera indica cultivar Alphonso chromosome 10, CATAS_Mindica_2.1, whole genome shotgun sequence genome, one window contains:
- the LOC123228356 gene encoding cytokinin riboside 5'-monophosphate phosphoribohydrolase LOG7-like, whose amino-acid sequence MQKQTQKRDMEVTKSRFRRICVFCGSSSGNKTSYQEAAVALGKELVDRKIDLVYGGGSVGLMGLVSQAVHDGGRHVLGIIPRSLMPSQITGETIGEVRAVSDMHQRKAEMARQADAFIALPGGYGTLEELLEVITWAQLGIHDKPVGLLNVDGFYNSLLSFVDKAVDEGFISPTARRILVSAPTAKQLFRQLEEYVPEYDEKTSKLVWEEERLAYVPESGVARSYVI is encoded by the exons AtgcaaaaacaaacacaaaagagAGATATGGAGGTGACAAAGTCTAGATTCCGAAGAATCTGTGTTTTCTGTGGTAGCAGTTCTGGAAATAAAACTAGCTACCAAGAAGCCGCTGTTGCGTTGGGCAAAGAACTG GTTGATAGAAAAATTGATTTGGTTTATGGAGGAGGGAGTGTGGGCTTGATGGGTCTTGTTTCTCAAGCTGTTCATGATGGTGGGCGCCATGTtctagg AATTATTCCCAGATCTCTGATGCCTAGCCAG ATAACTGGGGAGACTATTGGAGAAGTTAGAGCCGTCTCTGACATGCACCAGAGAAAAGCCGAGATGGCCCGACAAGCCGATGCATTCATAGCCCTGCCTG gAGGCTATGGCACCCTCGAAGAACTGCTCGAAGTCATAACATGGGCTCAGCTTGGAATCCACGATAAACCT GTTGGTCTTTTGAATGTTGATGGCTTCTACAATTCCTTATTGTCTTTCGTGGATAAAGCAGTCGATGAGGGCTTCATCTCCCCAACCGCCCGTCGCATCCTCGTCTCCGCCCCGACTGCAAAACAATTATTTAGACAACTCGAG GAGTATGTTCCTGAGTATGATGAAAAAACATCAAAGTTGGTGTGGGAGGAGGAAAGGCTTGCTTATGTTCCTGAATCCGGTGTTGCCAGGTCATACGTTATATGA